One genomic segment of Candidatus Kaelpia imicola includes these proteins:
- a CDS encoding carbohydrate binding domain-containing protein: MAKRLMVLAFLCIFCISCGKAPSGEREAITEEPAAESLEELVVEDIEPIITTYGEPIIIADFNSGEKPNNIEGNFGAWDRDPDDITQSATDSFITTIRRGDEGYSIQIYYDVDSPNPAYNGFWMDLAGLDASNRSVLSFWIKGDEMRDYTTTFKVELKNEKGEVGKYYVSNVTDDWQEVIIPFKSLGGLNDLSSLNELTLVFEDMTATKKEGAIYIDDISIK; this comes from the coding sequence ATGGCAAAAAGACTTATGGTCTTAGCTTTTCTATGTATCTTTTGCATTAGCTGCGGAAAAGCACCGTCAGGGGAAAGAGAGGCAATAACAGAGGAACCTGCAGCTGAATCTTTAGAAGAGTTGGTGGTAGAGGATATCGAACCTATCATCACAACCTATGGAGAGCCAATAATTATCGCAGATTTTAATTCTGGAGAGAAACCCAACAATATTGAAGGAAACTTTGGCGCCTGGGATAGAGACCCGGATGATATAACTCAAAGTGCAACGGATAGCTTTATAACTACTATAAGACGGGGCGATGAAGGATACTCAATTCAAATATACTATGATGTAGACTCACCCAACCCTGCTTATAACGGCTTCTGGATGGACCTTGCCGGTCTTGACGCCTCAAACAGATCTGTATTGAGCTTCTGGATAAAAGGCGATGAGATGAGAGATTATACTACAACTTTTAAAGTCGAACTTAAAAATGAAAAAGGAGAAGTCGGAAAATACTACGTAAGCAACGTAACCGATGATTGGCAGGAGGTAATTATACCTTTTAAGAGCCTTGGTGGTCTTAATGATCTATCCAGCTTAAATGAGCTTACTTTAGTATTTGAAGATATGACTGCAACTAAAAAGGAAGGCGCTATCTATATAGACGATATTTCTATAAAGTGA
- a CDS encoding thioesterase family protein, translated as MQDFSIKRRIYYHDTDCGGVVYYANYLKHFEEARTEFCIDRNIALKELQDKGVYFVVSKVEVDYKSPAKYGDIIKISAEIEYVRRSSLSFYQEIKREDNLLVKANTLWVCVDSSFKPRIIPEDVKALFTT; from the coding sequence ATGCAAGATTTTAGTATTAAGAGGCGTATCTATTACCATGATACTGATTGCGGTGGTGTTGTCTATTACGCTAACTATCTTAAACATTTTGAAGAGGCGAGAACAGAGTTTTGTATAGATAGGAATATAGCGCTTAAAGAGCTGCAGGATAAGGGTGTATATTTTGTGGTTTCAAAGGTTGAAGTAGATTACAAATCTCCTGCTAAATATGGTGATATCATTAAAATATCAGCTGAAATAGAATATGTTAGGAGATCGTCTCTATCTTTTTATCAAGAGATTAAAAGAGAGGATAATCTTTTGGTTAAAGCAAATACACTCTGGGTCTGTGTGGATAGCAGTTTTAAACCGCGTATTATACCTGAAGATGTAAAAGCCTTATTTACTACTTAG